The nucleotide window TTCTGGAAAGTCTCTCCGCTTTATCCCCGCATACATATTCCACTGTCACGGCAAATCCGGTCATCGGCCCCATCTGCGGTGTAAAATCGGTAATTTCTCCCCAGCTGCAGTTGCACTCCAGCCTGTCTCTATCGGCAACAGCCTCCCATCCGTTATAAATGGTCGGTGTATTGAAACGCCGAAGCTCCAGAATATCCGCATGTGACAAATAATGTGCTCCCATATTTTTCTCCTCCTTTAATCCAGATACTTTCCATATCCGGAAACATCCAGGCATTTCCCCTCCGCTGTTCTCTTCATATCCTCCAGTACCTTATAAGGGACAGGAACGCCGTTCCTCACGCTGTCCGACTCACAGGCCGCCTCGATCTCGCCAGGATATTTCGGCGCCTGAAAGCCTTCTTTTACAGGAAGCGCATGAAGGTAATCAATGTAATCGTCCACGTCCTTTCTGTAATCAGCCGCATCTGTAAAAGCATCCAGCCGCATTGCCATGAAGCAGTGGCTTGTCTTTGGCATGTCCTTCGTGAGACCGCCGAACATTCGGTGGAACTCCCCTCCGGCCAGAGCCGACGTAAACATCTCCATGATGACACCCAGGCCAAAGCCTTTATGTCCGCCAAAGGGCATCATAATATATTCATTGATATCAAATTTATCAGGATCTGTAGTCACGGCTCCGTCCGGCCCCATCCAGGCGCCCTCCGGAAGCGGTCTGCCAAGCCGCTTATATTCCCATATCTTTCCCTGCGCCATATGTCCTACGGAAATGTCCAGGCACATATTGGCATATTTTCCGGCGGGAATTGCAAATGAAAATGGATTGCTTCCGATTCCGCGTCCGCTTCCGCCTACGGCGGCGACAATCGGAATGGCATTTGTCGCCGTAAATCCGATCAGATCTTTATCCTGGGACAGAAGATAGGACCACAGCCCCGCCGCGCCGTAGTGGTTGCTCCCTCTCACCGCCGTAAAGGCGATTCCGTTTTCTCTGGCTTTCTTTTTGGTCAGTTCCACCGCTTTATAGCTGACCACCGCGCCCAGGCCGTTATTCCCCTCCAGTACCGTGGAAAAAGCGGTCTCCTTTATCACGTCCAGTTTTGTCACCGGAGAGAAGGTCCCCTCTTCCAGCTGCTCCACATAGCTGGGAATTCTCACGAGACCGTGACTCTTTACCCCCCGCATATCCGCATAGACCAGAGATCTGGACAGCGCCGCCGCATCCTCCTCATTCATACCGCAGGCCTCGAATATTTTCGTGCTAAGCCCAATTAATTCCTCTTCCCCAATCCTCAGTATCCGTTCCGCTTCCATGATTACCCTCCCTTAACCTGTAATGCCTGAAAATTTTCAATAAGGTATCCTTTTCTCCAAATCCGCCTGCTTTTGTGACTGCCAGAAGGCGTCTACCCTCAAAATCCAGTTCCGACTGCACCACTCCGGGAAGGATCTCCTTCTGCGGTTTGATGCGAAATCCATCCATGCCAGATACGATTCCATAAAGGGTATCTCCGCCGAAGACTGCTACGGCCTCCAGTTTCGTTTCGCGTATAAGCTTCGCCACCATCTGGCCGACATTTCCCGCGATCCTCAGATGCTCCCTGCTCTCTTCCTGTTCTTCCTTTCTGATCTCAGGAAGCTCCGTTTCGTTTGACAGTTTGATGATAAGACTTCCCGTCTCCCGAAGGACCCGCTCCCATTCCCGCATATCTCTGGCTCCGCAGACCGTCTCAAAATATCCTGAGAGTTTTTTTTGCTCCCTGGTAAGAGTCACGCTGGGAATTCCTGCTTGTTCCGCCTGGTAAAGCTGCTCAAAAGAAGCTTTATTCAGGCTGCCGCATACGACCAGGA belongs to Qiania dongpingensis and includes:
- a CDS encoding Ldh family oxidoreductase encodes the protein MEAERILRIGEEELIGLSTKIFEACGMNEEDAAALSRSLVYADMRGVKSHGLVRIPSYVEQLEEGTFSPVTKLDVIKETAFSTVLEGNNGLGAVVSYKAVELTKKKARENGIAFTAVRGSNHYGAAGLWSYLLSQDKDLIGFTATNAIPIVAAVGGSGRGIGSNPFSFAIPAGKYANMCLDISVGHMAQGKIWEYKRLGRPLPEGAWMGPDGAVTTDPDKFDINEYIMMPFGGHKGFGLGVIMEMFTSALAGGEFHRMFGGLTKDMPKTSHCFMAMRLDAFTDAADYRKDVDDYIDYLHALPVKEGFQAPKYPGEIEAACESDSVRNGVPVPYKVLEDMKRTAEGKCLDVSGYGKYLD